From Coturnix japonica isolate 7356 chromosome 1, Coturnix japonica 2.1, whole genome shotgun sequence, the proteins below share one genomic window:
- the MRPS33 gene encoding 28S ribosomal protein S33, mitochondrial → MSNVSSYALRMARLSAQIFGEVVRPTDSKSMKVVKLFSEQPIARRKEVYDWYPPHNTYYALMKKLRFLGLYRDEHQDFKEEMRRLKKLRGKEKPKKGEGKRALKKK, encoded by the exons ATGTCCAACGTTTCCAGTTATGCCCTTCGAATGGCCCGTCTGAGTGCTCAGATCTTTGGAGAAGTTGTCAGGCCGACTGACTCAAAATCCATGAAGGTTGTGAAGTTATTCAGTGAGCAGCCTATAGCCAGAAGAAAGGAGGTCTACGACTGGTATCCTCCTCACAACACCTACTATGCCCTCATGAAGAAACTCCGTTTTCTTGGTCTCTACAG AGATGAGCATCAAGACTTCAAAGAGGAGATGAGGCGGTTGAAAAAGCTCCgtggaaaggaaaaaccaaaGAAGGGTGAAGGAAAGAGAGCTCTCAAGAAGAAATAG